Below is a window of Candidatus Kinetoplastibacterium oncopeltii TCC290E DNA.
GAACTTTGTCCTCTATACAACTTGTTACCAATTTGACGCTGTGCATAATTTATAGGAATCTTTCTCTGTCCCATTTCAACAAATACAACTAACGCTGTTACTAAAAACACTATGCTTAGTATAAAAAGAGCTGATGGAACAGACATAGAATTAACACGAACCATATCTAATAACATAAATAAAGAAGATGGAAGCTCTGAAACAATTCCGGCAAATATAATTATAGATATGCCATTACCAATCCCACGTTCAGTTATCTGTTCACCCAACCACATTACAAACATGGTACCTGTAACTAAAGTTAGTATCCTAGTTGCCATGTAAAACAGACTATTATCAATAATTAGCCCATGTTGAGACTGCAATACAAGACAAACACCAAAAGCTTGTATGGAAGCAACCAAAACAGCACCATATCTAGTATATTGAGATATTTTTCTACGACCAGACTCTCCCTCTTTTTTTAAAGACTCTAAGTAAGGAAATATCATACTCATTAACTGGACTACTATGGAAGCCGAAATATAAGGCATAATTCCTAATGAAAACACGGAAAAACGAACTAATGCTCCCCCTGAAAACATATTGAATAAACCTATTATCCCACCCTGATTTTGTTGAAATAAATCAGCCAAAACATAAGGATTGACTCCAGGAACAGGAATATGAGTACCGACGCGATAAACTACAATAGCAAGAACAA
It encodes the following:
- the secY gene encoding preprotein translocase subunit SecY, whose product is MTRWQSSQKSNSGYYDLKRRIIFLVLAIVVYRVGTHIPVPGVNPYVLADLFQQNQGGIIGLFNMFSGGALVRFSVFSLGIMPYISASIVVQLMSMIFPYLESLKKEGESGRRKISQYTRYGAVLVASIQAFGVCLVLQSQHGLIIDNSLFYMATRILTLVTGTMFVMWLGEQITERGIGNGISIIIFAGIVSELPSSLFMLLDMVRVNSMSVPSALFILSIVFLVTALVVFVEMGQRKIPINYAQRQIGNKLYRGQSSHLPLKLNMAGVIPPIFASSLMLLPGTIASWFSGAREISWLSNLAIAISPRQPLYIALYSLFILFFCFFYTALVFNSRETADNLKKSGALIPGIRPGEQTSRYIDKILVRLTLIGAMYVVLVCLVPEFLVTKWNVPFNFGGTSLLIIVVVTMDFMTQIQSCVMSYQYDSLLKKSNFKS